Genomic segment of Paenibacillus polymyxa:
TTCAACGACGATGCCTTCCTCATGCTCTTCGCTCTCTACCTGCATAATAGCCTGATGGAAATCAGGATTAAACGGTTGTCCCACTGAATTCATGGCCGTTACTCCCTCTGCCTGAAGCACACTCTCAAACTGGCGGAAAATCATTTCCACGCCTTTGCTGAATGACTCAGACTCCGCTCCTTGCGGTGCTGTTGCCAGCGCACGCTCGAAGTTATCCAAAACAGGCACCAACTCGGTAACCAGCTTCATAGATGCATATTTGGCAAGGTCTTCTTTTTCTTTCAGCGTACGACGGCGAAAATTATCAAAATCCGCCTGAGCGCGTAAAAACCGTTGCTGATGCTCTTCCGCCTGAGCGCGAAGCTTAGTCAGCTCTGTTTCGCTTTCTTGGTCTTCCAGTGCTGCCGCTTCATTAACTGGCTCTTCCTGCTGGCTCGTTTCGGCGGCTTCCTCTGTGCTTACATTTTGTTGTTTTTCTTCTTGGAACGCTTGTTCTTCCTTCAAAATGTTTCACCTCCTTCAAGTCATAACTACCTTTACAAAAACACGCGACAATGCACCCGCGCAGGATACAAACCGTATCCCGGCGCGGAACATGTAGTACCGCAACCTATGCGGTCTTGTTCTATTTAAACCGCTGCGTTAGCATTGCGGTCAAATCCTTAGACAGGATACCCAAAATATTAATAACTCTCGCATATTCCATCCGTGTTGGACCCAGTATGCCTATAGTGCCCAACGCTTCTCCGTCTACTGCATACGTGGCAGTAATTAGGCTACAATTGGCAAACGCCTCATGATCATTTTCAGTGCCGATGCGGACTTGAATTTCAGGTGCTCCGGCAACAGGTGTCATTAGTTTAAGTAGCGTTGGTGTTTCCTCCAGCAGATCGAGAATATGTTTAACCTTTTCTACATCTTTAAATTCAGGTTGATTGAGCATGTTCGTCGCACCGCTCAAATACAAGCGCTGATCCGATTCATTATCCAGTGCTTTATCCAGCACCTTCATAGCGTCCTCAAAATGAGACACATGCTTCTCCATCTCCTGACCAAGTGCGGTGTATAGGCGTGATTTAAGCTGATAAATCGGCACACCGACCAGCTTGCTGTTCAGTAAATTCACAACCTTCTCCATCTCGGAAATTGAAATTCCCGGTGGAATATCTACCGTTTTATTCTCCACCTGACCGGTATTGGTCACGATTATCGCCACAGCCGTCGTTTCGTTGAGCGGCAGCAACTGAAAATGACGCAATGAAGTATGAAAAACCTCCGGCCCAAGCAGGATGGAAGTATAATTGGTCATATGGGACAAAATGCCTGACGCATGCTGGATCACTTGCTCCATTACATTCAGCTTTTCGGCGTAAAAGGCTTTCAGTTCCCGCATTTCCATAGGCTTCAGTGTATTCAGTGGCACCAGATGGTCCACATAATAACGGTAGCCTTTATGAGACGGGATGCGTCCCGCAGAAGTATGGGGTTGCTCCAGATAGCCCTGTTCCTCCAAATCCGACATTTCATTACGGATCGTGGCCGGGCTGAATCCGACATCCTGCCTTTTGGATATGCTGCGGGAACCCACTGGCTCAGCCGAACGAATGTAGTCATCAATAATCGCATTCAGAATGAGTCTCTGACGTTCGGTTAACAAGCGAATCCCCCCTTGTTGTTTATCCATAATAGCATGATTGTTAAATGGAATCATTAGCACTCGTTCGCGATGAGTGCTAACCGATAATACAAAAATACCAAACCGACCTGATCATTGTCAAGTCAGATCAGTATTTTCAATAAACAAGATTTATCACAACAGTTTAGTTTACTGGAATGAATCCAGAACGTTTACGATTTTTCACGAAAAATCTCAATATACAGCGTATAAAAACCGTAATTGTGTATAGTGACACAGAAAATAGAAAAATTCGAGACTATGTCTCCATACCATTATAGCTTCTTTGTCCTTGAGGAGGAATTAAATTTGAGAACTAATCGCCGCAATCTTTTATACGCATCGATCGCACTTTTACCTACAATTTGTATGTTTCAAATTTTAATCGAGTTGTTTCCGTATACAGGACTAGGAAGAATAGTTGCTTTGCCATTGGTATTCATCCTGAATGCAGCCCTTATTATTTCAGTCATCCATTTAATTCGTAAATTAAGCCCCCTGTGTTGTGCCTTAATCTTGGTTCCTACGATACTTTTAAGCATATGGAATACCATTTTGTTTTACCCTCAAGAATTCAGCCCAAGTATTCCCAAGCAAATAAAATACAGTATATCGGCAATACAACATTACGATGATTTAACACTAGCCGATTGGGAAGGATATACATATAGTCCAAGCAGAAGCGGAGAGTCCGAAAGATATGTTGTCGCCTTGTATAAATATAAACACCGAGTTCCATTAGACGGCACTGCATACTTTTATAATGATACTGATTATCATAAGGACCATCCCATAAGAAGCCTGAATGGAATACCTTCCGAACTGGAGCCTCATCATCAATTCATTTGGTGGTTGCTCAAAACATATGAGAAATGAATCAGGATTAAACAATGTAGGCTGTATAATATAAGCATGATTAGGTCCTGAGGAAAAAAGAACTGACCTCATTATTGACAGGTCAGTTCAGTACTTTCAACACTGCGATTTCATCACAATTGTTTTGTTTACTACAGTGTATGCAGTCGGTCCATACCTTTTCAGGGAAAATCTCTTTGCTTACTACATCAAAACCGTTTTTTATAAAAAAGGAGACCTCGTAGGTCAATGCCATAATTTTAGGAATACGTTGCCGCCGTGCTTCTATAATAAGGCCCTCCACGAGCTTAGAGCCAATCCCCATACCTTTGTGTCCCTCAGAGATGCCAAGGGAGCGAATCTCTACCAGATCAGCGCCCAATTTGCATAAAGAACCACAACCAACAACTTCGCCGTCCACCTCTGCAACAATAAACAGCTCCAGTTGGCGCGTAAGCACTTCCCTCGAACGTGGCAGCATAATCCCCCGCTCTGCATAGCCGCTAATCATTTGATATAAAGGCTCCACATCCTCAGGAACCGCACTTCTGCACAATACATCTTTACACACTGAAGCCATCTTGCTCTCCTCCTGCCGCTTGCCGCATATAATGAATAAATATACAACATAACGCATAGAATCGCAATACTCCATTTACCCTGCTGTGACAGAATGGTGTTATAAAATGATCGTCCCAGCTTATAAAGTTGAAACGTACTGTACTGAAGCCTACGACTTATGAATTTACCGTGATAGAACCGATGAACTCTGCAAATACATCATTTCCGAATAAAATGCCGCGTTCACTCAAACGATAACCGTCCTCAATGGATTCGATTAACCCGGCATTGAGCATTTTTCCGAGAGGAGCAGTAAATGTATCCTCCAACGCCTGACCGAATTGAGCTTCAAAGCGGGACTTAGAAACGCCCTCTAGCATTCTCAAACCGACCATAAGAAAATCCTCCATAGCTTCCGCCGCTGGCACCTCAAAGCTATCCAGACGTGGCAAACCATTACGACTAGCCTCCACATAAGGGTTAATACCCTTAATGTTCATATGACGCTCTCTGCCAACATATCCATGTGCCCCTGCGCCGAGACCGTAATAGTCTTCATTTCGCCAATAGGTCATGTTGTGCTTGCTCCCCAAACCTGGTTTTGCGAAATTGCTAATCTCATACTGCTCATAACCCGCTTCTTTCATGCGACGCATGAGAAGTAAATACATTTCCAGTTCATCATCCTCGTGTGGAAGCGGTAGCTGATTTTTCTGATACAGCGTGTGGAAGAGCGTGTTTTCTTCAACCTTCAAGCTGTAGATAGAGTAATGAGGAAGCTCCAGCTCTAGTGCTCTACTCACGCTTTCATGCAGCATGTCCACCGTTTGATTCGGCAAACCAAACATCAGGTCAATCGACAGGTTGTCCAAGCCGACCTTACGGGCGTTTTCCAAACTACGATATACGTCATCTGTACTGTGAATACGACCTATGCCTGTGAGTAGCTCATTCTGAAAAGCCTGTACACCAAAGCTCAGTCGATTGACGCCGCCTTCTTTCATCACAGAGAGTTTTTCAAAATCAGTGGTGCCTGGATTGGCTTCCATGGAAAACTCAATATCTTCCGCCCAATGTGGGAAATAGGTTCGGACACTCTTCAGAAAATATTCCATTTCCTTCGGGTTTAGGGTTGTTGGTGTTCCACCCCCGACAAAAATGGTTTTAATCTCTCCTGGCGGGTGAAGCTTGACTGTATGTTCCATTTCTCGTTCCAGTGCATACAGATATTCCATAACAGGTTGATCTTTGAGCACATAAGAGTTGAAATCACAGTAAAAGCATTTATTCGTGCAAAAAGGTATATGCAGGTAAACCGCTTGAGGGGCGGATGAATGTTCATGTTTTTGTATGGATGCGGTCATACCGATCCTCCTTGTCAATTCAGGTTGTAGTGATTGAAAAAAATGGCGAAGAGGGGCGAGAACGCTCCGTGGATGGATCATTCTTTCGATCGCTGTTACCCCCGGATTTTTTCTTTGTAAATAAACTTAATAGGGTAAAATCCGGGGATAAAGGCGAACGCTAACGCTTCTTCAGAACGATTCCATCCACTCTGCTGCTGCCCACCACCATCGGTCATTTTTTGTGATGTAGGTGTTGCAGTAAGAGTAAAGCATCTTTAGAAATACGCTAAAGATGCTTTATACTATTTTTGCAACTGAGATAACAAACACTCCATCTCTGGATAGCTTGCTCAAATAAATAACGTCCATTCTCCATGCACGGCAAATGCCCCATGAAAGAATGGACGAATACTTCAAGCAGCTTTACTCATCTATTTTCAGTACCGCCATAAATGCTTCCTGTGGTACTTCTACGTTACCGACCTGCTTCATACGCTTCTTGCCCTCTTTTTGCTTTTCGAGCAACTTCCGTTTAC
This window contains:
- the grpE gene encoding nucleotide exchange factor GrpE; amino-acid sequence: MKEEQAFQEEKQQNVSTEEAAETSQQEEPVNEAAALEDQESETELTKLRAQAEEHQQRFLRAQADFDNFRRRTLKEKEDLAKYASMKLVTELVPVLDNFERALATAPQGAESESFSKGVEMIFRQFESVLQAEGVTAMNSVGQPFNPDFHQAIMQVESEEHEEGIVVEEVQKGYMLKDKVLRPAMVKVSM
- the hrcA gene encoding heat-inducible transcriptional repressor HrcA; the protein is MLTERQRLILNAIIDDYIRSAEPVGSRSISKRQDVGFSPATIRNEMSDLEEQGYLEQPHTSAGRIPSHKGYRYYVDHLVPLNTLKPMEMRELKAFYAEKLNVMEQVIQHASGILSHMTNYTSILLGPEVFHTSLRHFQLLPLNETTAVAIIVTNTGQVENKTVDIPPGISISEMEKVVNLLNSKLVGVPIYQLKSRLYTALGQEMEKHVSHFEDAMKVLDKALDNESDQRLYLSGATNMLNQPEFKDVEKVKHILDLLEETPTLLKLMTPVAGAPEIQVRIGTENDHEAFANCSLITATYAVDGEALGTIGILGPTRMEYARVINILGILSKDLTAMLTQRFK
- a CDS encoding N-acetyltransferase produces the protein MASVCKDVLCRSAVPEDVEPLYQMISGYAERGIMLPRSREVLTRQLELFIVAEVDGEVVGCGSLCKLGADLVEIRSLGISEGHKGMGIGSKLVEGLIIEARRQRIPKIMALTYEVSFFIKNGFDVVSKEIFPEKVWTDCIHCSKQNNCDEIAVLKVLN
- the hemW gene encoding radical SAM family heme chaperone HemW — translated: MTASIQKHEHSSAPQAVYLHIPFCTNKCFYCDFNSYVLKDQPVMEYLYALEREMEHTVKLHPPGEIKTIFVGGGTPTTLNPKEMEYFLKSVRTYFPHWAEDIEFSMEANPGTTDFEKLSVMKEGGVNRLSFGVQAFQNELLTGIGRIHSTDDVYRSLENARKVGLDNLSIDLMFGLPNQTVDMLHESVSRALELELPHYSIYSLKVEENTLFHTLYQKNQLPLPHEDDELEMYLLLMRRMKEAGYEQYEISNFAKPGLGSKHNMTYWRNEDYYGLGAGAHGYVGRERHMNIKGINPYVEASRNGLPRLDSFEVPAAEAMEDFLMVGLRMLEGVSKSRFEAQFGQALEDTFTAPLGKMLNAGLIESIEDGYRLSERGILFGNDVFAEFIGSITVNS